The Desulfobulbaceae bacterium nucleotide sequence GATACCCAGCCAGGTCTTCTGTACGTCAATCCGGGCACGGGAACCTGGGGTCCGCCTTTCCGCATTCTGGCCCCTCCCGAGATAACAGTCTTAACGCTTTCTCCCGCTGGACAAACTTCTTCAGCAAAAGCAGTAAATCTTTGAAGCCTAGGAAAGCGAGGCCTTTACCACCGGGAGTTCATCCCACCTGGTAGTATACCCCTTCGACTTGAACTGCTGCTTCATGCCCCATTTTTTTTCAATGCCAGCCGCAGCATTCTGGAGGGGGTTTCTGCCCCAGCGGGCATTCACCTGATCCAAAGCCGACATTAACTCAGGCCGCTCAGTGACACCACCAAACAGTGGCATCTGTACGCTGCCGGCCCCAGTCAGGTCTGTCAGCATGACCCCAACTTTCTGGTACTGGTAGCCCGATTTGTAAATCTGCTCAAGGCACACAAGTGCTCGGGAAATCAAATGTGAGGTGTTCGCCGTATGTTGAACTAATCGCGCCGTCTGACTGGCAGCATACTGGGGCTGATTTTTTCTAAAACGGTTCGTTTGCACGAAAACATGCAGCGCAGAAACTGTGAGGTTCTGGGAGCGCAATTTTTCTGCTGCAATAGTGACATAGGAGGCAACGGCCTCTTTCAACTCTTCAAGCGTGTCAACAGGCCTTCCAAAAGAGCGGGAACTGACAATTGATTTCCTGGCGGGCGGCACATCCTCAACTTCAATACACGGCTTTCCGCGTAACTCTGTAGCCGTGCGTAAGCCAACCACCGTCAAGTTCTTTCGCAGCCAGGCATCATCTGCATTTTTAAGATGCAGCGCATTAGTAATTCCGCCTTTTTGCAGTTTCTCGGCATAGCGTCGCCCAATGCCCCAGACATCACTTGTTGGAAATTTCGCTAACAGTGCATCTATCGAGTCACACTCGGCAATATCAAAAACGCCCCTGGAGTTCGACTCCTTTTTGGCCACCCTGTTGGCCAACTTGGCGAGAGTCTTGGTTGGACCTATGCCAATGGAAACCGGAATCCCAACATGCTGCTTTATCTGACGGCGGACCTGAGTGGCGTACTCTTTTACGCTGCGCCCCTTAATTGCAGGCAAGACAACAAAGGCCTCGTCAATCGAATAGACCTCGACCTCTGGTTCCAACTGCTGCAGAACATCCATAACTCGGTGTGACAGGTCTCCATAAAGCGCATAATTTGATGACAGCACCTTCACTCCCTGTTTTGCCATGAACGATTCAAGTTTAAAATAGGGCTCTCCCATGCCAATACCGAGCCCTTTAGCCTCCTCAGAACGGGCAATAATACAGCCGTCATTGTTTGACAAAACAACCACCGGCCTGCGCTCCAGGCTTGGATCAAACAGCCGCTCACAGGAGACATAGAAATTATTACAATCAACCAGGGCAAAATTTCTCATATTTCTTCACGTATCAGAACTGGTGGATGACGCTGGTCACGATGCCCCAGACTTCACATTCTGACTCTTCGCTAAGTTCAATGGGCGAATAATTGGGGTTCTCTGCCACAAGCCGGCAAACCATCTCATTTTTAATAAGCCGTTTAACGGTTAATTCGCCTTGAACTGCCGCAATGACAATTTTACCATTTGTCGGCTCCAGCGAGCGGTCAACCACCAAGATATCATCATGGTTAATACCTGCCCCCGTCATGGAATCCCCTGCCACACGCACAAAAAAGGTGGCAGCCGGGTTCGGCACCAGGAGCTCATTTAAGTCGAGCATCCGATCAATATAATCGTCAGCCGGAGAGGGAAATCCAGCCGACACACCACTGAAAAAAAGCGGCCGGACGACCGTTGTTTTTTGATCACAACCATAAACTGCAGCAATTGACTGATCCAACTTTAATACCATAAAACACCTTTTCAAACCGTAGAGTTTTTAACACGGCGATGTGTCTAAAATTTAATACGGGGAAAGTACCTTTAAATTTATATAGCCAACTGTAGTTGTTACGTTTATAACTAACAACTACTCCGCTTCATTTAATGAGGACCAGCATGCAAAACACGTCACCCCAGCTACGAATTCTGCTTCCTGTTTCAATGGCCTTAATGATTTTACTTTGTGCTTTTGTATACAATGATTACACCTCCAGACAAGAGGCCTTCTCCTCCAACATCGAGCATCAACTTGAGGAAGTACAAAAACTCTTTGATCGTCAGGTTGATTCAGAAGTCGAATTATTGGACACGATCATTGAAGGATTACGCTCCAGTCCAGAGTTACAAAACGCCTGGTTGAACCAGGACCGCGACCTTCTCTTTGAGAAAACGGCGCCACTGCTTAAAAACCTTGGCACCAACCACCGCATCACCCATTTTTACTTCCACAATCCTGACCAGACCAGCTTCCTGCGAGTCTACGACCCCAAGCGCTATGGCGACAAGATTGAACGCTATACCCTGGACAAAGCTGCAAGGACCGGCGAAAAAACAGCTGGAATAGAGCTTGGCAAACTCGGCACCCTAACATTGCGGGTTGTCCATCCATGGAAGATCAATGGCAAGATTCTTGGCTATATTGAAATGGGTGAAGAGATTGATCACATCATAGAGAAACTGCACAGCATCCTCAATGTCGAGATGTATATTTCCATATACAAAGAGTTCCTGAACCAGGAAAGCTGGGAGGCGGGCATGAAGCTTCTCAACCGGCCCAACAACTGGGGTATCTTACCGTCAGTTGTTATCGTCGGTCAATCGCTTTCAACTGTACCCCAGGTATTTGAAGATTTTCTGGCCAAAGGGCAACATCCATACATGGAAATGGCAAAAGGTCTTAATGTTCAAATTGGCAGCAAAACCTATCGACTTGGTGTTGTGCCCCTGTTTGATGGCGAGGAAAGAGAGGTCGGTGATATAATCGTGCTTTTTGACGTCACTAACCAGCTAGCGTTTTTTAAAAAAAATATCACTATCAACGGCGCTATTTGGGCTGTTGTCGGACTGATTCTTTTCATTTTGCTTTCGACCTACCTGAGGCGAGTCACCTCCACCATTCACAACTACAACACTAACCTGGAAGAAATGGTCAAGGAGCGAACCCACGAGCTCACAGAGGCGCTTGATGAGATACGAACCTTACGCGGTATTATTCCTATCTGCTGCCACTGCAAAAAAATCCGCGACGATGCCGGCCTGTGGAACAAAATAGAGTCATATGTCAGCAAACACTCATATGCTGAGTTCAGCCATGGTGTCTGCCCGGAATGCTACAAGGATCACTATCAGGATGAACTCGGACCTCCAGGACCATCGTAATGGCGGCAGAGGAGCAAAAAAAAATAAAATTAGATATAGGACGCCATTTGTCCCAGGTCTGTTGATATGATCGCCTCATGGTATAGAAAATCACACTTTTTCTACAAACAGGAGGCTATCATGGTTAAGAACATTACAGTTTATCTGGACGAAACCCCTACAGATTTTATGAACACACTTCACTGCGACTTCATTGTCACAGAAGATGAAACAGGTGCGGAAACCGTCCTCAATAATATCCTCGACAGTTCCGGCTATCACAGCATCAAAGAACTTACCGATGAGATTGTTGGCATTTTCAATATCCACCGGGATGCGGTGTTGGTTGCCGCCTGAAAGGTCGTAGCCCGACAATACCATGCGGTAACCGGCAAACTCAAAAACTGTTGTATCCATGCTGAAAAAAAATAGTAATATGACAGCAACCATACGTCTGTCACAACAAAACGGAGGCTACCATGTTTGACTTCACCTTCCACAACCCGACGAAAATTATTTTTGGACGCGACACTGAAAATCGTATCGGCCAGGAGCTTAAAAATGCCGGAATCAACAAGGTTCTTTTGGTTTACGGAAAACAGTCGATTAAAGAATCCGGCCTTTTTGATACAATAACAGCCTCTCTGGCTAAAGCCGCTATTTCCTTTGTCGAACATGGTGGAGTTTCATCAAACCCGGTTGTCTCCCATACCCGTGTCGGGGTTGAAATTGCCAAGAAAGAGACCGTGCAGGCAGTTTTAGCTGTCGGTGGCGGCTCTGTCATCGATGAAAGCAAGGCCATAGCCATTGGCGCGTTATCCTCAAAGGATGTCTGGAGTTTTTTTACTGGCGATGAGGTAACCAAGGCACTACCGGTCTTTGCGGTCCTCACTCTTGCTGCCACCGGCAGTGAAATGAACGGTAATGCTGTTATCAGTAACGAGGAGACTCAACATAAATACAATATCTCATCTCTACTCGCCTATCCCAGAGTATCAATTCTTAACCCGGCACTTACCTGCACTGTCCCCAAAAGCTACTCAGCCTACGGAGCCGTTGATGCAATTGCCCACGTTATTGAAGGCTATTTCACGAAACAATCCGGCCCTAAACTACAGGATAGAATTGTTGAGAGCATCATCAACACAGTTATTGAAACCAATAATATTATTATTGCAGATCCTGGCAACTATAACGCCCGGGCCGAGTTTATGTGGGCTGCCACCCTGGCCTTAAACGGCCTGACAACAACAGGCATTGCCGACTATAGTTTCCCGAACCATATGATTGAACATTCCTTAAGTGCCATTTACAACATTGCCCATGGGGCAGGTCTGGCTATCGTCATACCCGCCTGGATGCGGTGGTACAGTGCAACGCGCCCAGGTCAGTTTGAGCGTTTTTCTGAAAAGATATTTGGCCTGCAAGGCGTTAGTTCAGGTATTGAAGCATTAGAATCCTGGTTTCAAGGGCAGGGGGCGCCAATTCGTCTTCAGCAGGCAGATATTCCTGCCACCGACATTGATAAAATTGCCGATAATGCCCTGGGACTTGCCAGACGCTGGGGGATTGACGCCCTATACACCAAAAAGGCAATCACCGATATTCTCCGGTTGGCAGTATAGCTGAAAAAAAAAGGGGGGCTTTGGTGTGGCACAAAACAAAAAACCTGCCTTGGGGGAACAAGGCAGGTTTTAGCTGGAAAAGAGATTAAGAGTTAATTTTCTTTTGTTCTTATAATATTGCAACGCTTGTGCCAAACAACGAACAAACCAAATTTAATTTTTTTGACTTACTATTCAAGGAGTTACACCACTACCCGATAAATACTCCGAACTAAAACGAGTATAATATCTTTGATCCATGGGGTATAAGTATAATTTTTAGTACCGAAATACAGGAAAATCACCCATCACCACAAAAAAAAACGCCTTGCAAAGGCAAGGCGTTTTTTCTGATCCGACAATTTAGGAACTCCAGCTTAGGAGCCGTTAAAACGGCTTACTTCTCACCCTGCAGTAAATTGACTATATTTTGGGATGAGGCGTTTGCCTGACTGGAAGCAAA carries:
- a CDS encoding iron-containing alcohol dehydrogenase: MFDFTFHNPTKIIFGRDTENRIGQELKNAGINKVLLVYGKQSIKESGLFDTITASLAKAAISFVEHGGVSSNPVVSHTRVGVEIAKKETVQAVLAVGGGSVIDESKAIAIGALSSKDVWSFFTGDEVTKALPVFAVLTLAATGSEMNGNAVISNEETQHKYNISSLLAYPRVSILNPALTCTVPKSYSAYGAVDAIAHVIEGYFTKQSGPKLQDRIVESIINTVIETNNIIIADPGNYNARAEFMWAATLALNGLTTTGIADYSFPNHMIEHSLSAIYNIAHGAGLAIVIPAWMRWYSATRPGQFERFSEKIFGLQGVSSGIEALESWFQGQGAPIRLQQADIPATDIDKIADNALGLARRWGIDALYTKKAITDILRLAV
- a CDS encoding Y-family DNA polymerase encodes the protein MRNFALVDCNNFYVSCERLFDPSLERRPVVVLSNNDGCIIARSEEAKGLGIGMGEPYFKLESFMAKQGVKVLSSNYALYGDLSHRVMDVLQQLEPEVEVYSIDEAFVVLPAIKGRSVKEYATQVRRQIKQHVGIPVSIGIGPTKTLAKLANRVAKKESNSRGVFDIAECDSIDALLAKFPTSDVWGIGRRYAEKLQKGGITNALHLKNADDAWLRKNLTVVGLRTATELRGKPCIEVEDVPPARKSIVSSRSFGRPVDTLEELKEAVASYVTIAAEKLRSQNLTVSALHVFVQTNRFRKNQPQYAASQTARLVQHTANTSHLISRALVCLEQIYKSGYQYQKVGVMLTDLTGAGSVQMPLFGGVTERPELMSALDQVNARWGRNPLQNAAAGIEKKWGMKQQFKSKGYTTRWDELPVVKASLS
- the umuD gene encoding translesion error-prone DNA polymerase V autoproteolytic subunit; the protein is MVLKLDQSIAAVYGCDQKTTVVRPLFFSGVSAGFPSPADDYIDRMLDLNELLVPNPAATFFVRVAGDSMTGAGINHDDILVVDRSLEPTNGKIVIAAVQGELTVKRLIKNEMVCRLVAENPNYSPIELSEESECEVWGIVTSVIHQF